In Clostridium sp., one DNA window encodes the following:
- the accD gene encoding acetyl-CoA carboxylase, carboxyltransferase subunit beta, with protein MLNKFFKRTKYITVSHETLKNISEDEDNKPYIPNGMWIKCSECKRVLYKPDLDRNNKVCQHCGHHFRMNAWERIRLIMDKDSFEEFDADMQSDNPIEFDGYEDKLDNMKKKTGLNEAVVTGKGTIGKMPAVACFMDSNFMMGSMGSVVGEKITRAIENSIKLKLPIIIFTTSGGARMQEGIFSLMQMAKISAALSRLDKEGLLYITVLTDPTTGGVTASFAMLGDIILAEPHALVGFAGKRVIEQTIHQKLPEGFQSAEFLLQHGFIDRIVSRDNLKSTLKDILVIHDRGR; from the coding sequence TTGTTAAATAAATTTTTCAAGAGAACAAAATATATTACTGTAAGTCATGAAACTCTTAAAAATATTTCGGAAGATGAGGACAACAAGCCGTATATACCAAATGGCATGTGGATAAAGTGCAGTGAATGCAAGAGAGTGCTGTATAAACCGGATTTAGATAGAAACAATAAAGTCTGTCAGCACTGCGGACATCATTTTAGAATGAACGCATGGGAAAGAATAAGACTTATAATGGATAAGGACAGTTTTGAGGAATTTGATGCCGACATGCAGTCAGACAATCCAATAGAATTTGATGGCTATGAAGATAAGCTGGATAATATGAAGAAAAAAACAGGACTTAATGAAGCTGTAGTAACAGGCAAGGGTACCATAGGGAAAATGCCTGCGGTAGCATGTTTTATGGACAGTAATTTCATGATGGGGAGTATGGGTTCTGTAGTAGGAGAAAAGATAACAAGGGCGATTGAGAACTCAATAAAGCTGAAACTGCCCATAATTATATTTACAACTTCAGGTGGAGCCAGAATGCAGGAGGGCATATTTTCTCTTATGCAGATGGCAAAGATAAGTGCTGCACTGAGCAGGCTGGATAAAGAAGGACTCCTTTATATAACGGTACTTACAGATCCTACTACAGGTGGGGTTACTGCCAGTTTTGCAATGCTAGGAGATATAATACTGGCGGAACCGCATGCACTGGTTGGTTTTGCAGGCAAAAGGGTAATCGAACAGACTATACATCAGAAACTTCCTGAAGGTTTTCAGAGTGCCGAGTTTTTACTCCAACATGGTTTTATAGACAGAATAGTTTCAAGAGATAATTTAAAAAGTACTTTGAAGGATATACTTGTTATTCACGATAGGGGCAGATAA
- a CDS encoding acetyl-CoA carboxylase carboxyltransferase subunit alpha translates to MEKIGKLQKILNQKFDSRTAWQRVTLARMIERPTSLDYIDRICDSFMEFHGDRYFGDDLSVVGGIGMLNGEPVTIMGQQKGRNTAENIKRNFGMPEPEGYRKSLRLMKQAEKFDRPIVCFVDTPGAFCGMEAEERGQGEAIASNLMEMFNLKVPIISIIIGEGGSGGALAFAVANSVWMLENSVYSILSPEGFAGILWRDASRAEEAAEVMKCTAGDLNKYGIIDKVLKEPQGGAHKNVDKMADVIKSELIETIGILKKYSREELLNQRYDKFRSMGKYKQQL, encoded by the coding sequence GTGGAGAAAATAGGAAAACTCCAGAAGATTCTAAATCAAAAATTTGATTCCAGGACTGCATGGCAGAGAGTTACTCTTGCAAGGATGATTGAAAGACCTACTTCCCTTGACTATATAGACAGAATCTGTGATTCTTTCATGGAATTTCATGGAGATAGATATTTTGGAGATGATCTATCTGTAGTAGGTGGTATTGGAATGTTGAACGGGGAACCTGTTACAATAATGGGACAACAGAAAGGAAGAAATACCGCTGAAAATATAAAGAGAAATTTTGGAATGCCTGAGCCCGAGGGGTATAGAAAGAGTCTGAGACTTATGAAGCAGGCCGAAAAATTCGATAGACCGATTGTATGCTTTGTGGATACTCCGGGGGCATTTTGTGGAATGGAAGCGGAAGAAAGGGGACAGGGTGAAGCAATAGCCAGTAATTTGATGGAGATGTTTAATTTAAAAGTTCCTATAATATCTATAATAATAGGTGAAGGGGGAAGCGGCGGTGCACTTGCTTTTGCTGTGGCAAATTCTGTATGGATGCTTGAAAATTCAGTTTACTCCATACTTTCACCGGAAGGTTTTGCAGGAATATTGTGGAGAGATGCCTCACGTGCGGAAGAAGCAGCTGAGGTTATGAAATGTACTGCAGGAGATTTGAATAAATATGGAATAATAGATAAGGTTTTAAAGGAACCCCAGGGTGGGGCTCATAAGAACGTAGATAAAATGGCGGATGTTATAAAAAGTGAACTTATAGAAACTATAGGAATATTAAAGAAATACTCTCGGGAAGAGTTGTTGAACCAGAGATATGATAAGTTTAGAAGTATGGGAAAATATAAACAGCAGCTATAG
- a CDS encoding ferritin: MLSNRLVDAINDQINFEMYSANIYFAMQAYCDSLDLDGFSNFFKVQIQEENFHTTKFYNFLNQTDARINIGAIDAPSNNYESLLDAFKKALEHEKKVTKRIYNLMNIATEEKEHATMSLLKWFIDEQVEEEDTFTKLIKKLQRIGDNSAALYMLDTELQSRTFVPPAPTALN, encoded by the coding sequence ATGTTAAGTAATAGACTCGTAGATGCTATAAATGACCAGATAAATTTCGAGATGTATTCAGCAAACATATATTTTGCTATGCAGGCATATTGTGATTCATTGGATCTGGATGGATTCTCCAACTTCTTTAAAGTCCAAATACAGGAAGAAAACTTTCACACAACAAAATTCTATAATTTTTTGAATCAAACCGATGCAAGAATAAATATTGGGGCCATAGATGCACCGAGCAACAACTATGAATCACTTTTAGATGCTTTTAAAAAAGCACTGGAACATGAAAAGAAAGTTACCAAAAGAATCTATAATCTGATGAACATAGCAACCGAGGAAAAAGAACACGCTACAATGAGTTTGCTTAAATGGTTCATAGACGAACAGGTTGAAGAGGAAGATACTTTTACAAAATTGATTAAAAAACTACAGAGAATAGGTGACAATTCAGCTGCCCTTTATATGCTGGATACAGAACTTCAGTCAAGAACCTTCGTACCTCCAGCTCCCACAGCTTTAAATTAG
- a CDS encoding S8 family serine peptidase, with protein sequence MFSIKSKLEPSLKLALNKKYYKNYRIIIQCNSIMEKIEKKIKRSGCSVIRSIPYVNCICAIVSTHILDRLIEFPEVKYITWDIKATLCGKNVFSANRVGFSDKYKLTGKNICIALIDSGTYPHPDLISGKNRIKKFLDLINNLKYPYDDNGHGTFMSGIISGNGKLSNGTYCGIAENSSIYSIKAFNSIGYGYIGDILFGIQCAIEDSEDLNLKIICLPFEINSRDQFTLSLFQKLFDIAVKNNIAVITASGNSGSFEGSIQGISTLNNCITVGGIDTTSHNIELYEYSSCGPFCKIQKPDLVAACVDICSINSNTAYISEKGGKKLYPSALNEPYTCYTGTSCAAAYISGICSLLYENNPDLNFNDLVSLLRISCKFLNLPKWCQGSGMIDFEKFAL encoded by the coding sequence ATGTTTTCCATAAAAAGCAAGCTGGAACCGAGTTTAAAATTAGCTTTAAATAAAAAATACTATAAAAACTACAGAATAATAATACAGTGCAATTCCATAATGGAAAAGATCGAAAAAAAGATAAAAAGATCAGGGTGCAGTGTTATCCGTTCCATTCCCTATGTAAATTGCATATGTGCTATAGTATCCACTCACATTTTGGACAGATTAATAGAATTTCCTGAAGTAAAATATATAACCTGGGATATCAAGGCAACTTTATGTGGCAAAAATGTATTTTCTGCAAATAGAGTGGGTTTCTCCGATAAATATAAACTTACAGGTAAAAATATCTGCATAGCACTTATAGATTCGGGTACCTATCCTCATCCTGATCTAATATCCGGGAAAAACAGGATAAAAAAATTCCTTGATTTAATAAACAACTTAAAATATCCTTATGATGATAACGGACATGGTACTTTCATGAGCGGAATAATATCAGGAAATGGGAAATTATCCAATGGAACATACTGCGGAATAGCAGAAAACAGTTCTATATATTCCATAAAGGCTTTCAATTCAATTGGATATGGATATATAGGAGATATATTATTCGGCATACAATGTGCAATTGAAGATTCAGAAGATCTAAATCTAAAAATAATCTGTCTTCCTTTTGAAATAAATTCAAGAGATCAATTTACTCTGTCACTATTTCAAAAACTATTCGATATAGCTGTAAAAAATAACATAGCTGTGATTACAGCCTCTGGAAATAGCGGAAGTTTTGAGGGCAGTATTCAAGGCATTTCAACTTTGAATAATTGCATAACTGTTGGTGGAATAGATACAACTTCCCATAATATAGAGCTATATGAATATTCATCCTGCGGTCCATTTTGCAAAATCCAGAAACCGGATTTGGTTGCCGCCTGTGTAGATATATGCTCCATAAATTCAAATACAGCTTATATATCTGAAAAAGGTGGAAAAAAATTATATCCTTCTGCTTTAAATGAACCATATACCTGTTATACCGGTACATCCTGTGCAGCTGCCTACATAAGTGGTATATGTTCATTATTGTACGAAAATAACCCTGATCTGAACTTCAACGATCTTGTTTCACTACTCAGGATATCCTGTAAATTTTTAAATCTCCCAAAATGGTGTCAGGGTTCTGGTATGATTGATTTTGAGAAATTTGCATTGTAA
- a CDS encoding DMT family transporter produces the protein MLGILSSIISGMTMSIQGVFNTRLGEKIGLAETNAIVQGTAFLITLIVAFCLGKGDVHNIKICKKIYLLGGVLGVIITYTVMYGIKSLGPTHSIALILVSQLIMAFLIDLFGLFDSKNIKFNLHELVGIFMLIAGMVILKWKG, from the coding sequence ATGTTAGGTATTTTATCCTCCATAATATCTGGAATGACAATGAGTATTCAAGGTGTATTCAATACTAGACTGGGAGAAAAAATAGGACTTGCGGAAACAAATGCAATAGTTCAGGGTACTGCATTTTTAATAACTTTAATAGTAGCATTCTGCCTTGGGAAAGGCGATGTACACAACATCAAAATATGCAAGAAAATATACCTGTTAGGTGGTGTGCTTGGGGTAATAATAACCTATACTGTAATGTACGGCATAAAATCACTTGGTCCCACTCATTCTATAGCTTTAATACTTGTTTCCCAGCTTATAATGGCTTTTTTAATAGATCTATTCGGACTATTTGATTCCAAAAATATAAAATTCAACTTACATGAATTAGTAGGCATATTCATGTTGATTGCAGGAATGGTCATATTAAAATGGAAGGGTTGA
- a CDS encoding dUTP diphosphatase → MNLINLFELQENLDEVIRKEHGLEGESLLSQKTLALQVEIGELANATRCFKFWSNNKILNDKIILEQLANSLYFMLSLGLEKKFNDIVDIKLKESRCNITSQFLNLYVDINDFLVCSSKDHYITLFEDFLSLGSSLGFTPNEIKKCYNKIYMNTHYISEKQYS, encoded by the coding sequence ATGAATCTTATAAATTTATTTGAATTACAAGAAAATTTAGATGAAGTAATTAGAAAAGAGCATGGTCTTGAAGGGGAATCCCTTCTTTCACAAAAAACACTGGCACTTCAAGTTGAAATAGGCGAACTGGCTAATGCAACACGATGTTTTAAATTCTGGAGTAATAATAAAATTTTAAATGATAAGATAATTTTAGAACAACTCGCTAATTCACTGTATTTCATGCTATCTTTAGGTCTGGAGAAAAAATTCAATGACATAGTTGATATAAAGCTTAAAGAAAGTCGATGCAATATAACCTCACAATTCTTAAATCTCTATGTAGATATAAATGATTTTCTAGTCTGTTCTTCAAAGGATCATTACATAACTCTATTTGAAGATTTTCTGAGCCTTGGTTCAAGTCTTGGATTTACCCCTAATGAAATAAAAAAGTGCTATAACAAAATTTATATGAATACACACTATATAAGCGAGAAGCAATACTCATAG
- a CDS encoding TM1266 family iron-only hydrogenase system putative regulator: MQTRIGVVGIVVRDLENSKTVNQILHSFAHIIVGRMGIPYREKNISIISVIVDGTSDDISAMTGKLGKISGVTVKTAITKK; the protein is encoded by the coding sequence ATGCAAACAAGAATTGGTGTCGTTGGAATAGTAGTGAGAGATCTTGAGAATTCAAAGACCGTTAATCAGATACTTCATTCTTTTGCCCACATAATAGTTGGCAGAATGGGAATACCATATAGGGAGAAAAATATTTCAATAATATCTGTAATTGTAGATGGAACTTCAGATGACATAAGTGCAATGACAGGCAAACTTGGTAAAATTAGTGGGGTAACTGTAAAAACAGCCATAACTAAAAAATAA
- the glgB gene encoding 1,4-alpha-glucan branching protein GlgB: MVDKDIRSFYKGKNYKAYNLMGSHFTKERGRLGARFTVWAPNARRVRVLGDFNNWKSESQFELKKVFGTNLWSIFVMGIKKETLYKYEIVDKSGNIVLKSDPYARYSERRPGNASQIVHEKIFKWGDHKWIARQKKLNVYEKPINIYEIHLGSWKKEKDGEFLNYRQIAKQLVKYLKIMNYNYVEIMPIMEHPLDDSWGYQITGYYSVTSRYGSIQDFKYFVNMLHDNGIGVILDWVPGHFCKDEHGLYKFDGTPTYEYLDEKQSENKGWGAGNFDLGKPEVRSFLISNAVFWIKEFHIDGLRVDAVANTLYLDYDKGPGEWTPNENGGNKNIKAVEFYQQLNEMLFKKFPNLLMIAEESTAWPLVSRPVYAGGLGFNFKWNMGWMNDVLKYIKMSPEEKRCNHKLVTFSIMYNYSENFILPISHDEVVHGKKSLIDKMWGDYWNKFAGYRVFITYMYTHPGKKLIFMGTEFAQFSEWDNSKELEWELIDKFPMHNDILNFSKSINKFYIDEKALWELDYDEKGFTWIDANNAGQSILVFMRNSRQKEDTLIVLCNFTPKVYYDYNIGVPYPGEYKEVFNTDKKEFGGSGETIQGILYSKSKAYHNQKYSLTIKIPPMAAVIIKPTKILENVEEDTEPNSKLPKIKLE, translated from the coding sequence GTGGTTGATAAAGACATAAGATCCTTCTATAAAGGTAAAAATTATAAGGCCTATAATCTTATGGGATCTCATTTTACAAAGGAAAGAGGAAGGCTTGGTGCAAGATTTACTGTCTGGGCACCTAATGCGAGGAGAGTCAGAGTATTAGGTGATTTCAACAATTGGAAATCAGAAAGCCAATTTGAATTAAAAAAAGTATTTGGAACCAACCTTTGGAGTATATTTGTAATGGGAATAAAAAAGGAAACATTGTATAAATATGAGATTGTAGATAAATCAGGAAATATAGTCTTAAAGAGTGACCCCTATGCAAGATATTCTGAAAGACGGCCAGGTAATGCTTCTCAAATAGTGCATGAAAAGATATTTAAATGGGGAGATCATAAATGGATAGCCAGACAGAAGAAACTAAATGTATATGAGAAGCCTATAAATATATATGAAATTCATCTTGGGTCATGGAAAAAAGAAAAAGATGGCGAGTTTTTAAATTACAGACAGATAGCAAAGCAGCTTGTAAAATATTTAAAAATCATGAACTACAATTATGTAGAAATAATGCCAATAATGGAGCATCCATTGGATGATTCCTGGGGATATCAGATTACAGGATACTATTCAGTAACAAGCAGATATGGGAGCATACAGGATTTCAAATATTTTGTGAATATGCTCCACGATAATGGTATAGGAGTTATATTGGATTGGGTACCAGGTCACTTTTGTAAAGATGAGCATGGCCTATATAAATTTGATGGCACTCCTACGTATGAATATTTAGACGAAAAGCAGTCGGAAAATAAAGGATGGGGAGCTGGAAATTTTGATTTGGGCAAACCTGAAGTAAGGAGCTTTCTCATATCAAATGCTGTTTTCTGGATTAAGGAATTTCATATAGACGGGCTCAGAGTGGATGCTGTTGCAAATACACTTTACCTTGATTATGACAAGGGACCGGGAGAATGGACACCAAATGAAAATGGGGGAAATAAAAATATTAAAGCTGTGGAATTCTATCAGCAGCTGAATGAGATGCTTTTTAAAAAGTTTCCCAATTTGTTGATGATTGCAGAAGAATCTACGGCGTGGCCTCTTGTTTCAAGACCTGTATATGCAGGAGGGCTTGGATTCAATTTCAAATGGAATATGGGATGGATGAATGATGTGTTGAAATACATTAAAATGTCACCAGAAGAAAAGAGGTGCAACCACAAATTAGTTACTTTTTCAATTATGTATAATTACTCCGAAAACTTCATACTCCCTATATCCCATGATGAAGTCGTTCACGGGAAAAAATCTTTAATAGATAAAATGTGGGGGGACTATTGGAATAAATTTGCCGGGTATAGAGTATTTATTACCTATATGTATACTCATCCGGGGAAAAAGCTTATATTCATGGGAACGGAATTTGCACAATTCTCTGAATGGGATAATTCTAAAGAATTGGAATGGGAACTTATAGACAAATTTCCAATGCATAATGACATATTGAATTTTTCAAAGAGTATTAATAAATTTTATATTGATGAAAAAGCTCTTTGGGAACTTGATTACGATGAAAAAGGTTTTACATGGATAGATGCAAACAATGCCGGGCAAAGTATACTGGTGTTTATGAGAAATTCAAGACAGAAGGAGGACACTCTTATAGTACTTTGTAATTTCACTCCAAAAGTATACTATGATTACAATATAGGGGTACCGTATCCAGGGGAATATAAAGAGGTATTTAATACAGATAAAAAAGAGTTTGGAGGTTCAGGAGAAACAATTCAGGGCATTTTGTATTCCAAAAGTAAAGCATATCATAATCAAAAATACAGTCTTACTATAAAAATACCACCTATGGCGGCTGTTATAATAAAACCTACGAAGATACTTGAGAATGTGGAGGAAGACACTGAACCAAATTCAAAGTTGCCTAAGATTAAATTAGAATAA
- the glgA gene encoding glycogen synthase GlgA, which translates to MNVLFVASEAEPFIKTGGLADVVGTLPRYLKKIGVNARVVIPKYKNIKSDLINKLNFIKYFYVPVGWRSKYCGIFQYEYQGVIYYLIDNEYYFYRDDLYGYYDDGERFAFFDRAVLNMLWEINYKPDIIHCNDWQTGMIPVLYKIEYKEDEFYRGIRFLFSIHNLLFQGNFDKNILGELFNLDNIYYENGSVELNGAVSFMKSGINYSDKISTVSCSYAKEIQTSYYGENLDGLLRSRGSDLWGILNGIDYNAYNPENDSMIFRNYSKENLRNKMVNKLKLQKDLNLDVDREIPMFAIISRFTPQKGMDIIQNIGERLVSKHIQLVVLGTGYKQYEDYFRYLSSKYPRTVSANIYFDDILAHRIYASSDIFLMPSLFEPCGLGQLIALRYGTIPIVRETGGLKDTIQPYNKYTGEGNGFSFTNFNADDFFHVINDVLDYFSEKEIWSNIVKHAMESDNSWDNSAKLYKSLYESLT; encoded by the coding sequence ATGAATGTATTATTTGTTGCTTCTGAAGCGGAGCCATTTATAAAAACAGGAGGACTTGCTGATGTAGTTGGTACGCTGCCCAGGTATCTTAAAAAAATCGGGGTAAATGCGAGAGTAGTAATACCTAAGTATAAGAACATTAAGTCGGATTTGATCAATAAGCTGAATTTTATAAAGTACTTCTATGTTCCTGTAGGATGGAGAAGTAAATATTGTGGGATATTCCAGTATGAATATCAGGGTGTAATTTACTATCTTATAGATAATGAATACTACTTTTATAGAGATGACCTTTATGGATATTATGATGATGGTGAGAGATTTGCATTTTTCGACAGGGCGGTTCTCAATATGCTTTGGGAAATTAACTATAAGCCAGATATAATACATTGCAATGACTGGCAAACGGGGATGATACCAGTATTATACAAAATTGAATATAAAGAGGATGAGTTCTACAGGGGAATCAGATTTTTGTTTAGTATTCATAATCTTCTGTTTCAGGGTAACTTTGATAAAAATATTTTAGGGGAACTTTTCAATTTAGATAATATTTATTATGAAAATGGCAGTGTTGAACTGAACGGGGCTGTAAGTTTTATGAAAAGTGGAATAAATTATAGTGATAAAATTTCAACGGTAAGCTGTTCTTATGCCAAGGAGATACAGACATCATATTATGGAGAAAACCTTGACGGGCTTCTTAGAAGCAGGGGCAGTGATCTATGGGGGATATTAAATGGAATAGATTATAATGCCTATAATCCGGAAAATGACAGCATGATATTTAGAAATTACAGTAAAGAAAATTTAAGAAACAAGATGGTAAATAAATTGAAATTACAGAAGGATCTTAATTTAGATGTGGACAGGGAAATACCTATGTTTGCAATAATTTCACGATTTACACCGCAAAAGGGTATGGATATTATACAAAATATAGGAGAAAGGCTCGTCTCGAAACATATTCAGTTGGTAGTACTGGGAACAGGATATAAACAGTATGAGGATTATTTTAGATATCTGAGTTCAAAGTATCCAAGGACCGTATCTGCAAATATATATTTTGATGATATACTGGCACATAGGATTTATGCTTCATCTGATATATTTTTAATGCCCTCGCTTTTTGAGCCGTGTGGACTAGGACAGCTTATAGCTTTGAGATATGGGACAATTCCAATAGTAAGGGAGACCGGAGGACTTAAAGACACTATACAGCCGTATAATAAATATACAGGCGAAGGTAATGGATTCAGTTTCACAAATTTTAATGCAGATGATTTCTTTCATGTTATAAATGATGTTCTGGATTATTTTAGTGAAAAGGAAATATGGAGTAATATAGTAAAACATGCCATGGAAAGTGATAATAGCTGGGATAATTCAGCAAAGCTTTATAAATCGCTGTATGAAAGTTTGACATAG
- a CDS encoding glycogen/starch/alpha-glucan phosphorylase: MLNIDKETFKKDYKEKFMEIHGKELEEGTDYNKYEALGGLVRDYVTKMWIETNNSYKKTSKKQVYYFSMEFLLGRLLGSNLLNLGIRTICKEALSELGIDLERLEELEEDQGLGNGGLGRLAACFLDSMATLSIPGHGCGIRYKYGFFDQKIINNSQVEVPDDWLKNGNIWEIKKSDKSRVVKFGGDVKIEYIDGNLKFRHVNYETVLAVPYDIPIVGYDNNVVNTLRLWSAEPLSNEFDFSSFNRGDFRKAMEYKDSVESISQILYPDDSFYEGKLLRLKQQYFFVSAGLQSIIHHFKSSGGDIKELDEKIAVHINDTHPTLAIPELMRILVDEEGVGWDDAWRMTHNIMSYTNHTIMAEALEKWPVDMFKKLLPRIFMIVQEIDRRFCEELKAKYPGQWDKIRRMTIIDGGYVKMAHLAIVGSHSVNGVAKLHTEILKKQEMSDFYYHYPDRFNNKTNGITHRRWLMNANPSLTNLLKETIGDSFITHPTEMEKFAKFAEDKNVQGKLAEIKLANKRKLADYIYKNQGIRIDVNSIFDVQIKRIHAYKRQTLNCLRIMDLYNRLIENPNLDIVPRTFIFAGKSAPAYHLAKDIITLINVVANRINNDDRVNKKIKVVFMENYRVSLAEVIIPAADLSEQISTTTKEASGTSNMKFMMNGAVTIATLDGANVEIKDEVGDDNIVIFGLTEREVLNYYKNGGYSSQEIINGDSRIRGIVNSLIDGTYSRDEFRDIYENLFTYNDEFFVLKDFYSYLEAQERVDRLYRDSSKWQKMCIINIAHSGIFSSDRTIREYATGIWGSKCLYKNLQ, encoded by the coding sequence ATGCTAAATATAGACAAGGAAACTTTCAAAAAAGATTATAAGGAAAAGTTCATGGAGATTCATGGTAAGGAGCTGGAAGAGGGTACGGACTATAATAAATATGAAGCACTTGGAGGTCTTGTAAGAGATTATGTAACAAAAATGTGGATAGAAACCAACAATAGTTACAAGAAAACAAGTAAAAAACAAGTATACTATTTTTCCATGGAATTTTTGCTTGGCAGGCTTCTTGGAAGTAATCTTCTCAATCTAGGTATAAGAACTATATGTAAAGAAGCTTTGAGTGAATTGGGAATAGATCTGGAAAGATTGGAAGAGCTTGAAGAGGACCAGGGACTTGGAAATGGCGGGCTTGGAAGGCTTGCAGCATGTTTCCTGGATTCAATGGCAACTCTAAGTATACCTGGGCATGGATGCGGCATAAGATACAAGTATGGTTTTTTCGATCAAAAAATAATAAATAATTCCCAGGTGGAAGTTCCAGATGACTGGCTTAAAAACGGGAATATATGGGAAATAAAGAAATCAGATAAATCCCGGGTTGTAAAATTCGGAGGAGATGTAAAAATAGAATATATAGATGGGAATTTAAAATTTCGACATGTCAATTATGAAACAGTATTGGCTGTACCCTATGATATACCTATAGTGGGATATGACAACAATGTAGTGAATACATTGAGGCTCTGGAGTGCAGAACCACTGTCCAATGAGTTTGACTTTTCATCTTTTAACAGAGGGGATTTCAGAAAGGCTATGGAATATAAAGATTCTGTAGAATCCATTTCGCAAATTCTATATCCTGATGATAGTTTTTACGAGGGAAAGCTTCTAAGATTAAAACAACAGTATTTCTTCGTATCCGCCGGACTTCAGAGTATTATACACCATTTCAAAAGTTCAGGTGGCGATATTAAGGAGCTGGATGAAAAAATAGCAGTGCACATAAATGATACTCATCCTACGCTTGCTATTCCCGAATTGATGAGAATACTTGTAGATGAAGAAGGTGTTGGATGGGATGATGCATGGAGAATGACCCATAATATCATGTCCTATACAAATCATACAATAATGGCAGAGGCATTGGAAAAATGGCCTGTAGACATGTTTAAGAAGCTTCTTCCAAGAATTTTTATGATAGTACAGGAAATAGATAGGAGATTTTGTGAAGAATTAAAAGCTAAATATCCGGGACAATGGGATAAAATAAGGCGGATGACCATAATAGACGGAGGCTATGTCAAGATGGCTCATCTTGCCATAGTTGGAAGCCATAGTGTAAATGGAGTAGCCAAACTTCATACTGAAATATTGAAAAAGCAGGAGATGTCAGACTTTTACTACCATTATCCAGACAGGTTTAATAATAAGACAAATGGTATAACTCATAGAAGATGGCTCATGAATGCAAATCCAAGTTTGACAAATCTTTTAAAGGAAACTATAGGTGATAGTTTTATAACACATCCTACAGAGATGGAAAAGTTTGCGAAGTTTGCCGAAGACAAGAATGTTCAGGGGAAACTTGCGGAAATAAAATTAGCCAATAAAAGAAAGCTGGCAGATTATATATATAAAAATCAGGGTATAAGAATAGATGTCAATTCCATATTTGATGTACAGATAAAAAGAATTCACGCCTATAAACGGCAGACATTGAACTGCCTTCGAATAATGGATTTATATAACAGACTTATAGAAAATCCAAATCTGGATATTGTGCCGAGAACTTTTATATTTGCAGGAAAATCAGCACCCGCATATCATCTGGCAAAAGATATAATTACACTTATAAATGTAGTGGCGAATAGAATAAATAACGATGACAGGGTCAATAAAAAAATAAAAGTGGTATTTATGGAGAACTACAGGGTATCGCTTGCTGAAGTTATAATACCTGCCGCCGATTTGAGTGAACAGATATCTACAACTACAAAGGAAGCATCCGGAACCAGCAATATGAAATTTATGATGAATGGAGCTGTTACTATAGCAACATTAGATGGAGCCAATGTGGAGATAAAGGATGAAGTTGGGGATGATAATATAGTAATATTCGGACTTACGGAAAGAGAAGTATTGAACTATTATAAAAATGGTGGTTATAGTTCACAGGAAATTATAAATGGAGATTCCAGAATAAGAGGGATTGTAAATTCTCTGATAGATGGTACTTATTCCAGAGACGAATTTAGAGACATATATGAAAATCTGTTTACCTATAATGATGAATTCTTCGTATTAAAAGATTTCTATTCCTATCTGGAGGCCCAGGAAAGGGTTGATAGATTATATAGGGATAGTTCAAAGTGGCAGAAGATGTGCATTATAAATATAGCTCATTCAGGTATATTTTCCAGTGATAGAACTATAAGAGAGTATGCTACGGGAATATGGGGCTCCAAGTGTTTGTATAAAAATTTGCAGTAG